The window TGCCCCGATCGCGGCGGTTTTTGTAGAATGATTTTGTACAAAAACCAACACAGTGTAAATCCTCAATAAAAACCCCTAATGTGGATCTTTGAATTAAAGAAGCGATTCAATGCTTGCTAGCAAATTTGCCTTTTGCCATGAAGCAAATTACAATCAAAACGCTCATAAAAAACCAATTCTAACTCACCAAAAATGATCCAATCAACCCGATGTTGCCGTACATGAAGGCGACGAGCACATGATGCTGCACTGCATGGTGGCGCTACTGCTGTCATGCAAATGTCGTCTTCCCCGGGACCATAAATCGGGGAGCTGTTTCCTTTTCCTCTCCCTCACCGCCGTGAAAAACCCCGATTTAACAGGCTTTTAAGGGTGGCCTCCACCGCCAGGGTCAGGCCCAGCCAGCAGGCCATTCCAGAGAAGAGCCAGTGGCTCTGGCTTTATTTACTCCTAAAGAATCGTTCAGCCGAGCTtgacccctccccctccccctccccctcccatcTCTCTCCTCCACTCCGCTACCCCTCCCCGATTAAACCCTACTCTCTCTCTCCGCCTCGCGTCTTTTCCGCCCGCCTCCACCCAGGGAAAAAATAATTCCGGGGGCGACGGCCGTCGGAAACCGGTAGAATTCGtccggggaggaggaggaggaggagggattTCGTTTCGTTTTGTTCTGTTTGTTTGGATTtggatggaggcggcggccgagtgcgcgggcggcggcggcgccctaAGGGAGGTCAAGAAGGAGGCCGGCCCCGGCGACGTGTTCCTCGTCGACGACCTCCTCGACCTGCCctgcgacgacgacgaggaggaggaccaCGCGGCGGGGTTCGCCGACGGGGCCGCGGACTGTAGCGCCGGCGAGGCCGGGGGCGGCGCCGGGAACGCGTCGGCCGACTCGTCCACGGTCACCGCCGTCGACAGCTGCAGCAACTCCCTCTCCGGCGGCCTCGCCGACGGCGACTTCTCCGGCGGCCTCTGCGAGCCGGTAATTATTAATTCTTCTCCTCTTACCCTCCCATGTCCATTAATTCACGCCTTATTCCTTCGTTGGCGAACAAATTTATCAATTTCTGGCGAACGAATTACTCGGAATTTCCATGGCTAGCTGGAACGGTCAATGCGTTCGTCTCCCCCCATTAACACTcgccccaccccaccccaccccaccccatgAATGAAGGCAGCTTTTGGAGTGACGTCTCCCGCAAATAGTAACCGATGAAACCCGCGGCCGGAAATAGCAACATCCTAAATAGCAACATCAATTTATTATCATTTCCGAGTTAATTGCGCGGCGCCCGTCTCGTTCCATTGCTGAAAATTGTGTGCTGTGTGCCTGTGGATTTGCAGTACGACCAGTTGGCGGAGCTGGAATGGCTGTCCAACTACATGGGCGACGACAACTTCCCCACCGAGGACCTCCGCAAGCTGCAGCTCATCTCCGGCATCCCCTCGGCCTCGTCCCAGACGGCGCCGCCGCGCGCGCCCGCCGCGCCGGTGCAGCCTTGTGCCGGTGGTGGCGCCGGTACGGCCTTGTGGCGCTCGGACGCGCACGCCGGGCAGGTGTCCGTGCCGGGCAAGGCGCGCAGCAAGCGGTCCCGCGTCGCGCCCTGCAACTGGTCCTCCCGCCTGCTCGTGCTCCCGCCGGCGCCGGCCTCGCCGCCCTCCCCGGCGTCCGCCGTCATCTCGCCGTCCGAGTCCGGGACGGCGTTCCCGCTCTTCCCGAACAAGAAGCCCGCCAAGTCGTCCAAGAAGAAGGAGGCGCCGGCCGCGCCCGCCATGACCGCCGCGGAGGCCGCGGCCGCGGAGGGGCGGCGGTGCCTGCACTGCGAAACCGACAAGACGCCGCAGTGGAGGACGGGGCCGCTGGGGCCCAAGACGCTGTGCAACGCGTGCGGGGTGCGGTACAAGTCCGGGCGGCTGGTGCCGGAGTACCGGCCGGCGGCGAGCCCGACGTTCGTGCCGTCCAAGCACTCCAACTCGCACCGCAAGGTGGTGGAGCTGCGCCGCCAGAAGGACACACCGCCCCAGCAGCTGCTGCACCATTCCCagcaccagccgccgccgccgcagcagctGGGGCCGGGCCTGGGGTTCCAGGTGCCGGGCCCGCTGCTGTTCGACGGGCCGCGCCTGGGCGGCGGCGCGGACGAGTTCCTCATCCGCAACCGCATAGGGCCCGACCACCGGCAGCTCATCTAGCCTAGCTTAGCTAGCCAGCGCCGCCCGGCTCGCCTAGGAGGAGGATCGTTTCGTTAGCCCCAGCAGCAATAATTCAGCAAGAAGAAGAGCCAGCCAGCCCAGCCCAGCTAAAACTTTTTTCCTAGGAGTTGTTGTTTCTCCGGATTTTAATTTACCTTTTTCCAGAGACCTGTATGCTTGCTTGCTTGCTACACTCTCCGTGTTTCTCAGTCAGCTCAGCTCTCGAGTTCCTTAGAAACTAATCCTAGGGTGCAGTGCAGTTTGTTttccttcttttcttttttcatagcctttttcttttttgcttttccATAGagtttcttcttcattttcttgtAATGCAGTCAGTGCAGGGTTCATAGCCTAGATTCTAGAACAAGAGgaaacaacagcagcagcaaacAGCAACGTGCAGCAGTGTTTTTCTTTGAAAGCAATTCTGCAAAAGTAACTAGTGAGATTGAGCAAAGGTTGCTAGTAGCTCGAGGCTCCAGGCTCGCATGTGATTTCCAATCTTGTCTGTGTTTGGGCGAGCAGGATGATGATGCCTCTGCCCTGCCCCTGTGGTGTTGAATCCATCCATCCATCGATCGATCAAACAAAACAAATGGTATGATAAGGGGGAGGGCACGCAcgcacgctggctggctggcgcGCACAAAGTGACACGACTAGGGTGTGTCCAACCGAACCCGA is drawn from Aegilops tauschii subsp. strangulata cultivar AL8/78 chromosome 1, Aet v6.0, whole genome shotgun sequence and contains these coding sequences:
- the LOC109741083 gene encoding GATA transcription factor 12 yields the protein MEAAAECAGGGGALREVKKEAGPGDVFLVDDLLDLPCDDDEEEDHAAGFADGAADCSAGEAGGGAGNASADSSTVTAVDSCSNSLSGGLADGDFSGGLCEPYDQLAELEWLSNYMGDDNFPTEDLRKLQLISGIPSASSQTAPPRAPAAPVQPCAGGGAGTALWRSDAHAGQVSVPGKARSKRSRVAPCNWSSRLLVLPPAPASPPSPASAVISPSESGTAFPLFPNKKPAKSSKKKEAPAAPAMTAAEAAAAEGRRCLHCETDKTPQWRTGPLGPKTLCNACGVRYKSGRLVPEYRPAASPTFVPSKHSNSHRKVVELRRQKDTPPQQLLHHSQHQPPPPQQLGPGLGFQVPGPLLFDGPRLGGGADEFLIRNRIGPDHRQLI